The Thalassophryne amazonica chromosome 18, fThaAma1.1, whole genome shotgun sequence DNA window GTGCCAACACGAGGTCAAATAAACCACAGGAATGGGGAAATGTAAAATATAATCAGCTTTATGTTACAAaactgttagggttagggttagggtattATTTCATGTATTTTTGGGACGTTCCTGACGTCTCGCAGTGCGGAACTGTTCTCACTGTATGATTTcacacggattttttttttttacacaccgaAAAACCCGGGTTATGAAACATGCAGACGAGTGTGAGGACAAATGGTGGAACAACTGAGAAGTATGTCCTGTTTAATTAAACTTAAAAGTCCTGTATCTATCGATACGACTGTAATACGTGTTCTGTAACATTCTAATCATCATAATAAGTCGGTGTTTTGCTAGTTGTCCGTCTTTGTTCCTAGCTAGGTACACTTGACATGTCCATGTGTCTATTACTTGTTGCCATGTTTGTTGCATGTTTCGTTCCAGATAATTAATGTGGAGCAGCTTTTTGCTGAAGGGCACCACCTGTGTCTTGCAGGTGGCAGCCAAAAGCTATCCAACTTTGCTCCACCAAAGACATTTTTCTTTCCTGAGATGTCTGACTCAGAAGCTCACCCACAGGTCTGCTGAAACTCAATACATCCTTCAGGGGACAGAGTACCACTGGGTACATCTTTGCACCAGGACGTATAAGAAAGGCACAAAATCGACTGCCGACCTTCCTGTTAGCCCCGTCACGGTCACCGACATCAAACAATATCTGCGCTCCAAAGAGATCCCCTTCCAGGACGGCTACAGCTGCCTCCATGCACCCAGCATCTTCATCAACTCCGCTTCCAGGAAAGATGCCTTCTCCCTGTTTATCAACAAGACCACCGGACAGTTTCTGTGTAAGGAAACTCTGGTGGAAGGGAGCTGGGAGGACCTTCAGGACTGCCTGGAGGTGATGCAGAAGGAGGAGCAGGACTCCATCAGTCCGCATGTGCTGCTGGGATACCCGGAGagtgtggaggaggaggaggagcgggAGAGGGAGCTGGGTGAGGTGCAGAGGATCTGGTCcagctctgtgtctctctctgaccTCCATCAGGATGAGATTCACTTGATTAAAACCATGTTCCAGGTATCTTTGCGTGTTTGCTAGAGGTGCAGAGCTGGAAGCAGTGATTGTTTTCATTAATAATTCATATTTTTAGCATTTATTTTTAGTTTACGCACAGACAGAAATGGCTATTATCATTTCTTTAAGACCACAGAAATGCCTTCAAATTCCTTTTTTTGTTTGATCAGTCCACAGCCTCAGTATTTTCAATTTATAGTGATATAGCACAAAGGACGTGGGACATTTTACGTATGTGAGAAGCTGGAACCAGTCAAACACTGACATTTTTAACTTGATCGGTGACCTAACTGACTAAATACTTACCAGAATGGTTGGAACTGCACTTAAACGAATTAAAGTTTTCATAGATGGGATTTTTGTTACCTGAAAATTTGTATCTTTAAACAAATTTaagcttttttttattataaactataagtaacaacattttttttaaactagagCCGCAACAATTAATCAGATACTTATCAATCGAATATTGAATTAATGTGCGAGACTCTGTTGCTGTGCTGCTTTCCGTAGCCGGCTatcaattcgccctattgaggcttcaaatctcgcaaaatctcagagaggtggcTTTCACTGCAAGATGAAtagtaaaggattattaaccgagcacaaggtctgtacgggaaaatctTAGACCGAGGTGTTGGCAGTACGGACCGAGCGTTTAGAGAGGTCTGTGCAAAAAACaaagaggtctgatattcctgtagagcaagtgaggttaatcataattcatttattatatggctattatatgtaTAAACACGCGAACTTGCggtatcgcccaaatatgaaagctgctgacggttttgGGCTCATAGTCGGATCTGTTCGCCTTCTTCACCTCTCAAAAGATGGTcaggttagctggtaagctttcagtctgttttttttttttttctccgatgctgtttagatatttatgcagTATGTTCATGttggacttggtttttctaattgtgtttttagctttctggtttggaaTAAATGTGATACGCGAtccagactgattgtcatggtaacagtctgatatgggaaaatatcagactggaaatcaaccaatcagagcgcACAAGTTTTTGTAGCCAtataatcagggctgtgaaaactccgcggaatttcttggatttcatcatggggaggggtgctggagtgtcagtgttgtactctttaattgtgatcgttactgagtttttaaaatgtttatcgcaaagcattctctttttttacgacatcatgcaagttttataagtccgtggacactgatctgtgtgttacagatacaaatcagtttcctcggatccgcggagtttcgaggaaaataaatgccactcaaagcctggctgttacgacagttgtcgtaaagcgggactggttggttgctgcggtgacgctgtggctcctgtgcgaagctagctgaacgtagcatgtggacatgtggacatcacaaacttttagaactttcaagtttttaaaagaagaattttgcagcatgactgtgtcacggagcgacatcagacagagcgaagatggcgagaaagacgttttgaaaaagtgtgataaggacaagaatccgtggaattgttgctggcttcatcaacacacctgaaagataaacgggaaaagcgaactggtaagaattttttttctctctctggaaaataaacattgtgctgttcaaacaggatttcagaaaagattatgtgccttttttttttctttcattaatctagactttctttgattgaaaaagactgtggctttgaatgaatttaggctacatgaatttacacaatgtaaattagtttttattaatttagacttttttcatgggaaaaaagacattgtggctttgagtggatttacaggaatttacacaagaatgtgtggctttttattattaggtatgttattgatattttaccctgatttttttttttttttttttttgaaatattctacaatctaccccctgcgaatttttctcggatttcacaattttcatttcacagccctgtataataaaatatcattattattattattattattatataatatatattataatagtttcACGGCTACGGAGAGCAGTACTACGGAATCACTTTGTAAATTAATTGCCATCTATTTGGCTAATCAATTGGTtgctttttgtccttttttttttaaatgtctattCACTCATtttagcttcttaaatgtgaacaaTTCATAGTTTTTACTCCTTTCTGACTCAATATATTTGGGTTGTAGACAAAACAAGATATTTGAATACATTGTCTTGGCTTGAAGGAAACACTAATCAATATTTTATCGAATCAAACTACTAATATgttaattgagaaaataatcaacagattaattgataatgaaaataatccTTAGTTGCAGCAGCTGTAGATACAGCTGAATAATACACACTAGAtgcagtataaataaataaactgatttaAAACTATGACAATAAAATGCCTTGTTTTAGGAATATCTCAGGTGTTTTTGTTGAAAGATGATAATTTATGACATTATCATTTCAGATCACAAAGATCTCTGATGCTACCCTGAAAAGGTTTGGCGTGAGGCTCTTCAAGCCAACCAAGAGTTTGGTTTTCCCCTGGTTCGGCGGCCAGGATTTGACCTTGAAGGGGCTGAAGCTGCTATCTGCACACATAACGGACACTCACAAGATCATTTATAACGAAGCTACGCTTCCCAGGAGCAGCACCTACTACAACCTGTTTGGGCTCTCCCTGGTGGGGCATAAGGACTCAGAGGTGGTGCTAACCGGGCATGAGTGTGACACCCTGGCGGTAAGCCAGGCCACCGGGCTCCCGAGTATCGCCCTTCCACGTGGGGTCAGCTGCCTTCCTCCCATCTTGCTGCCGTACCTGGAACAGTTCAAACGGGTGACCCTGTGGTTGGGAGGTGACATGCGATCGTGGGAGGCGTCGAAGATCTTTGCTCGCAAATTGGGTCTGAGGCGTTGCTGCCTGGTGCGTCCAGGAGAACACCAGCCGTGTCCTGTGGAGGCGCTGACCCAGGGAATGAACTTAGGCCGCATCATTAAAACCTCTATTTCAGCAGCCCACAAGTCCATCGTGTCCTTCAAGCAGCTGAGAGAAGACGTGTACGGGGAGCTGGTCAACACGGAGCAGGTGGGTGGCGTTAAGTGGACAAGGTTCCCGGAGCTCACCAAGATCCTGAAGGGCCACCGCAAAGGGGAGCTAACAGTTTTTACAGGTATGATGAATCATAATGTTTTAGGGCCCGGTTAGTGTCGatgtacaatttatttattttttgtacacCTGAACGAAATTCAGAAAGTATTTGTTGATTTTACTCCACAGTGTATAAATTATATCAATGTTATATGACGGGTGTTGTAAACTGCTGTCACAGGCCCCTGTCGGATGGATCCAGTTCAGATGTTAAACTTGTTTAGAAGACGTTCACTGACtgtaagttttgtttgtttgtttccaggTCAGACTGGCAGTGGGAAGACGACCTTCATCAGCGAGGTAGCCCTGGACCTTTGCATGCAGGGCGTCAACACGCTGTGGGGCAGTTTTGAAATCAACAATGTGCGTCTGGCTAAGATCATGCTGACACAGTTTGCCATGCAGAAGCTGGAGGAGAGCCTGGAGCAGTATGATTTCTGGGCTGATAAGTTCGAAGAGCTGCCACTCTATTTTATGACTTTCCACGGGCAGCAGAATGTGAAGTAAGTCACGTGAATGTGTGATCAGTTTAGCTTTCAGTCCCTCGCATGTTATATGTCTTTATGTTTCCCATAGcttacaattaaaaaaacaagaaaaatgaaAATTTTCAGGCAAATagcaaacaaaagtgtgtatatatatatatatatatgtgtatatatatatatatatatgtgtgtgtgtttatgtatttatactgtattttttggactataagttccagctgtttaaaaaaaaatgcctcatGAAGAAGAAAAAGTCAAATAAGTTGCACTTTTTTGCTGAATTATCAGCTCTGTAATTTGGAATTTTATGCATGTTAcgtattttttttgttggcatttcttcttttattttatttgtttattttgttttgtggtttGATTCTTGGTAAAGTCCTTTATAAATACTCAGTTATTATTAATATCAAATGTGTGAGATTCCcccttttcagtatataagttgcaggacctctaaAACTAacaacaagaaagaaaaaaatgcagcATTCCTGAAAATGAGGTATTTTGTGTGGGTGTAGTTCTCACCTGTGGGTTTCACATCAAAGGCACTAGTATGAGGTGGACTTAATTATTTCTGTCCATTTAACAACACTAGAGCGAAATAATGTcaaactaactttttttttagTCTTCGATATCATTCAAACCAGCTACATTCTCCAACACTTTCTCTAACTTTTCCGTAGGACCGTGCTTGACACTATGCAACATGCCGTCTACGTGTACGATATCAACCACGTCATCATTGACAACCTGCAGTTCATGATGGGACAAGAAAGCATCTCAGTGGACAAGTGAGGAAGAGTTGCACACGAAGCTCGTGTTTTCCTTTTCGCTCTGTTTGAGTTATTTGTGTTTGGAGAAGTGATCCCGCCTCAGTGCATTTGTTTAGCTACCATCAgatacataagtatttggacagtgacagtgtttttgtCATTGAGCCgccgtacaccaccacaatgaagtTCAAATGAAATATTCAAGATGTATTTGTAGTGTGGACTTTTAGGTGTTACAACTGTTTTATACACagtctctccattttcagaggtcataagTACTTGGAGAAACAAGCTGTAAGGTTTAATTTATATATCACTTTATCGGCTgattttctttggacaagtcaggtggatacatgaacattttaaaAGCCCTGATGATGTGTTTGACTTcatttgggcagcgcagtctcgtttcagggcgggcgctaaaggggtaaaatatgaagcATATGATGGAATTTCTctgcttccggggacagaaacatggcactttctctgagattttggaaaaattacacacaaacaagtgaaaatacaaagaaaaagtaacgatacggtggaaagtggacatgtgttgcagtttgtttatgacgtgGAGCTcaaaacgtgtcgaggcggttttgcaggtgagagaacacagctactcttgtTAGCTgcataggctaacacttactgatacAACGTCTCCCAttcgccttgtcttcccttctccactgggaaccaagaaaaactgcacttttctcagctgcttcggtgattgcagccaaaaacaaaacaggacaccattttcccgtgtgaagttatgctgtgtatatattgcgcaatggGAGCGGCAGTCCCCATAAGCGGTCAAATccagcgatatcacgcagggtttaaACTAGACTGTGCTACCCAGTTAGatcatacaaacagtatggtactgtatgggtcATCTGCacgcaattctcaaaaactgaagtgAAGACACAAGaatgagacaagtgagggaagccaacgcGACATCTATGATAACGCTGAAggtgttacaggcttctgtggctgtgattggagacactGCACCGTGAAGCTTTTTGTCTGCTGCACTGCGCACAGCTTCATGGTGCAGTAGTGCAAAGATTTTCTCCAAAAGAAGGTGTAAAATTTCATCTGTAGTTTGCGAAAAAGCACATGGGTGAAGGGATGGGATTTGACAAGTTTCCAAATTTTCCAAACCCTTggaatcacactcctcagacTGTCAGTTCCTCTCACCAACACCTGCATGTTTTCTGACAGTTCCACTTTACAAAAACCCATGTTTGACATCATGTCTAATGTCCTGATGTCAAACTGCATCTATCATCAAAGAGCAGTGATCCTGAAAACCTGTGTGGATATTTATGGACCTCACATGGTGTTTAAGGGAGGTAGAAAACATCTTAATGGGGGGGTGAAGACGTCAAGTATCTGAATAACTTGAGGTCTATATGATCCAGGTTTGCAATCCAGGATCACATCATTGGAGCATTTAGGAAGTttgccagcagcagcagctgtcatGTCACTCTGATCATCCACCCCCGGAAAGAGGAAGACGACCGCGAGCTGCAAACAGCGTCCATTTTTGGCACCGCCAAGGTGAGATCTCAGTTGTGTTGGTGACTAAATATAAGATACTTGTTAAGGCATTTTTAACAAAgacaccttgacctttgacctccaccAGGCCAGCCAAGAGGCAGACAACGTCCTCATTCTGCAAGAGAAAAAGATGGTCACGTGTCCCGGGCGCAGGTTCCTGCAAGTCACCAAGAACCGTTTTGACGGGGACGTGGGCATCTTTCCGCTGGAGTTCAACAAGACCTCTCTGACCTTCTCGGCTCCCTTCAAGGGCAAACAAAAAGTGAAAAAGGTCCTGAAGCCAGAAAACGAGGAGgtccaggaggaggaggaggaggaggtggtggtgCCAAAGAAAGAAGAGAAGGTGGTTAAGAAAGAGAAAGCAGCCAAAACTGCAAAGAAGCAGCGAGCTGCGAAGAATCCTCCAGCGGATAATGAAACTGTGAAGTAGTGATATGTGTTACTACTGTGTATTCATACAATAATGAGGTGGTAGAGACTGTGGTTTTCTACTGACGTTGAACAGGGGTCGATTttaccattttgtttttgtttttttgaaagaCAGAAAATCTGATCCAGTCGACACATTTATCCCAAATCCACTGAGAAAAGACTCATAAGCTGTAATATGACACTGTAATAATAATGTCATAAATGAGCTGTGGTGATGCATATATAATGTATGAAATAATTCCACCAGTACTTTGAATTTTGTTTCCACCACCTGCCTGCATCCAACGGAATAGGAACAATATGTGCATTTGTAACGaaagtttgtgtttttttatAATCAAGTAAAGCAGTTgtctaaaatatgaaatatgagttaATACTTTGGATGAATGTTCACATAAGTGTCATAGAGTTTCTACAGCTTTTGTAAAAGCTGTACTGTATGTCAGTAAGACTGAATACTCTGGTCAGTCACTTCAACTTGTTCAATTTTATGAATGGTGCTCTGACTGAAATGTACTTTTTGTAGTAATCAccatctttttttgttgttgttgtttggttttttattgtttttgccaGAAAACTATCTGGCGTTACAGCAATGTCTTCTCTACTGACTGTTTTTACACTGATTTACTTGTATTAAACTTGGCCAAGTATCCGTGAGCATGAAGTCACTAAAACAGTTAGGTGGGGTAACGTACAGTATCAAGGATGTGGGCAGCTTGTTTAGGATAGAAttttgagattaaaaaaaaaatttgttgccAAATAAATCCATTGACCACAGTgaacttgaccttcacccaaatgattgaccctgAGCTGCAGCATTCCAGGGCAGCTTGGTCAGCCTTGACCCCCATGAGTATGGCCTTTGATTAAATTAACCCTTTAGGTGCTATTTGGGGTGGACCATAATTCATGTGCTACATTTGTAGTACAAAATGGAAGAATCAAGGAAGTGTAGGCTGACAGACATTATTCTCAACCCCAAAGACTGACCCAACAAATGACGTTGCCATGGCAATTCTGGGACTCACCAAAATTTTTACATTTCACCCCAGTGGCCTTGGCCTTTGTCACAAAGGTAATTCTGGGGTTGACTTTTATctgagtttggtagaaatcacacAACGTGGGAGGtgtaggccaacagacagacatgtCCTTGATCTTGACTCCAAAGACTGACCTTAAGCAAATGTGACCTTGCCTTGGTAATTCTGGGACTTGCCTAAATCAAATACAGTATTTGAACTTTGGCAACAGGGTTCCTCTGGGGTTGACCATCCAAGtaacaagtttggtagaaattagACCTAAAAAAAAACCTGGAAGGTGAAGTCCAACAGACATGTCCTTGACCTGAACCCTGCagactgacctttggcaaattcgactttcacttttaatttctggGACCCACCAACATGTGTGCCAAGTTCATTcaaattggagtgaaaaaaaACGACTGAGGGCAATTCTGGGACTGACCTTCAACCATGTACTAAGGTTGGTAGAAATGGTCCAAAGAGCCTGAGAGGTACCAGGTAACAGACAAGACCTAAGAACAACCTTGGGCAAATTCTGGGACCCAGTGAAGGTACAGTTTTGACCTTTGTTCCGAGTGATTTTGGCCTtttccaaaacaaaccctttaaaggCAATTAAAACTTTAAGGCGGTTGACCCCCAGAAGCTTGGTAGAAATGCAGCTTTTCACCGTTTTAACTTTTGGTCACCAGGGGGCGGTGTCTGCTTTACAGAGGTGAGGTTTCCCATCAAAGCTGATGTTGATAAAACCTCCACATTAGATAAAAATCCTTACAGCTGGAGTTTGTGTATGACTGCAAACAGATGGGCTGGATTTAATTTGGTCTGCAGAGTTCAGCAGTAAATACTTGAACATGGCTGAAAATCTCCACAAATGTCAGAGTGATGTAAGATTAGTGGATAGTCTGACCTCGATGCTGAGGCCTCAGTGGACTTTcagacttgtgtgaagctccttttaTTTAccaggtcgttattgtaaatacatttattttttaataacttaccgggttaaataaaggttacatCAAGTATTAGTGCCTTTGTTACATAATGTATTATTCAGAGTGAGTGacttttaacaaatgcaaatgctGGTTTGAAACATAATGTGAATTTTTCATGTGTGAAGTCAAATGACACACTTCCTCCGCTGACAtgcacaatattattattattattatataataaaCCCTAAACCTAACCCCAATCACAATTAAAGGAATCACTCACACTTTCCAAGACTTGTGCACGTATAAATCCTGCATAACGCACCACATGTCTCGCTGCGATTTTAAGTGTTTGATGTTGATCTGGGGGTGTTTGATGTCGATCTGGAGGGGGCGGTTGATGTCGATCTGGGGGTTTTGATGTCGATCTTGGGGGGCTGATGTTGATCTGGGGGGTTTGATGTTGATCATGAGGGTTTGAAGTCGATCTGGGAGCAGGGGGTTGTTATTGATCAGGAGGGTTTTATGtcaatcgggggggggggggggcttatgtCAATCTGGGAGGGTTTGATGTTGATCTGGGAGGGTTTGATGTCGATTGGGATGGTTTGATGTCAATCGGGGGGGGGGCTGATGTCAATCTGGGAGGGTTTGATGTTGATCGGGAGGGTTTGATGTCGATCTGGGGGGGGTTTGATGTTGATCGGGAGTGTTTGATGTCGATCTAGGAGGGTTTGATGTTGATCGGGAGGATTTGAAGTCAATCTTGGTTGGGCTTAATGTTGATCGGGAGTGTTTGATGTCGATCTGGGGCTGATGTCGATCTGGGAGGGTTTGATGTTGATCGGGAGTGTTTGATGTCGATCTAGGAGGGTTTGATGTTGATCGGGAGGGTTTGAAGTCAATCTTGGTTGGGCTTGATGTTGATCGGGAGGGTTTGAAGTCAATCTTGGTTGGGCTTGATGTTGATCGGGAGTGTTTGATGTCGATCTAGGGGAGTTTGATGTTGATCTGGGGGTGTTAATGATGATCGGGAGGGTTTGATgttgatggggggggggttgatgTCGATCTGGGGGTGTTTGATGTCGACCAGGAGGGTCTGATGTCAATCTGGGGAGGGGGGTCGGCTGTGTTTTGCAGTTTGTCGAGCATGTGGCCTCTCATTTGGGCTCAGACATTTTCTGGCTCTTGTTTTCTGACAGGCCAGGtcagaaaagcacctcattttacaTGTGGTACATGTGGTAGAATTCAAAATTACACTATATGTtccctctgtgattttttttttcttcttcttcctcttgttAACATACCTCAGTGCTCAGAGATGACAGACAATTCATAATTACATCATAAGTGTCCTGTGGGGAGTAAATTAACATAACATTTTATGTTTTGTGCATGTACTTGCATATTAATGAtgaagtgattttattttttccttgtcaGCATGATAACTTATTCTTGTTGCATGGCAGAACATTTATAATTCCCACATAGCTACCCATTGatgattacattttagtgttaTTTGGTGCCcatatttgcatattaatgacaatcgattttttttcttcttgtgaaGACAGGACCCTATTACTACTGCATGGTAGGCAGTTTATAATCCACCCATAGCACTGGTGACTAACTGAGCCAATTACATTTAGTGTTGTTTGGCAAGCATATATGCATATTAATGATGCttaagtgatttatttatttacttttcttGTGAACACAGTAACTTACGACTACTGCATAGGAGGCAGTTTATAACTCCCCATAGCTCCCCGCTGATGACTAATTGAGCTGATTGCATTTTAGTCTTGTCTGGTGTGTATAATTGCATATTAGGGATAATGGGGTGTTTTATTCCCTAACAGCCATTACAAGAAAATCTTTAGGAGAGAGACTTTATAATCTACAGTGACAGAACAGGGAAGCACACAAATAAGACAATTACAGtaataatttgcataaatgattaatTATCTGCCACAACTCAAGAATACTTGATAAACTGCTATAGGCAGAATACATACGTGTACTACACTGACAGAAGTGATTGACAGAGTGTTTATTTacagtcactcacacacactcatctgcaACCGCTTAACCAAGATCGGGTCACGGCAGGGAGCTGGAgccgatcccagcagtcacagggtgtgaggtggggtgcaccctggacaggacgccagtctgtcgcaggaccacatacagacagacagacaaacacattcacacctgcacacacacctacggacaatttgaaGTTccaaatccacctaacctgcatgtctttggatgtgggaggaagccggagcacccagagggaacccacacaaacatgcaaactccacacagaaaggccacaggtgggaatcaatcccatgaccttctctcaacactgctaaccactaagcctttGTGCTGCCCTATTTATAATCAatgcatttttttaatcaaacacaCTATTGTGCCTCAGACGTGACATTCCCCAGTTCAATCACCTTTTGTTTGGCTTGTCTTTTTCTTCATCCTTTTTAAGCGTTTTGCTGCAGCGTAAGCACACACTGCTGTCTTTAATGAGCACAGGCTGTGTGCTGGATGGGTCCCTGTGTCCTGTTGGATGTGTGGGTGTGGGGGACTTCTCTGAATGGGCCTCTTTGTGTTGCACGATGGCGGCTGTGCCGTCTGCCAGGGCAATACAGGAAAATCTGAAGTATGTTGCAAATACGTAAATGCATGTGCAATGCATCAAATATTTGCACTCTATAGCTCAGTTATCTTAAAAAGCAATAGTTCTTACATCAACCAACTAAAGCTCTCTAGTCCATTAGTGAAAGGCTGCTGTTTTTAGAGTCAATAGCTGGATAAGTGAAAGGCACTGACTCATAAATGTATAACTGCATTACAC harbors:
- the LOC117531334 gene encoding twinkle protein, mitochondrial-like translates to MWSSFLLKGTTCVLQVAAKSYPTLLHQRHFSFLRCLTQKLTHRSAETQYILQGTEYHWVHLCTRTYKKGTKSTADLPVSPVTVTDIKQYLRSKEIPFQDGYSCLHAPSIFINSASRKDAFSLFINKTTGQFLCKETLVEGSWEDLQDCLEVMQKEEQDSISPHVLLGYPESVEEEEERERELGEVQRIWSSSVSLSDLHQDEIHLIKTMFQITKISDATLKRFGVRLFKPTKSLVFPWFGGQDLTLKGLKLLSAHITDTHKIIYNEATLPRSSTYYNLFGLSLVGHKDSEVVLTGHECDTLAVSQATGLPSIALPRGVSCLPPILLPYLEQFKRVTLWLGGDMRSWEASKIFARKLGLRRCCLVRPGEHQPCPVEALTQGMNLGRIIKTSISAAHKSIVSFKQLREDVYGELVNTEQVGGVKWTRFPELTKILKGHRKGELTVFTGQTGSGKTTFISEVALDLCMQGVNTLWGSFEINNVRLAKIMLTQFAMQKLEESLEQYDFWADKFEELPLYFMTFHGQQNVKTVLDTMQHAVYVYDINHVIIDNLQFMMGQESISVDKFAIQDHIIGAFRKFASSSSCHVTLIIHPRKEEDDRELQTASIFGTAKASQEADNVLILQEKKMVTCPGRRFLQVTKNRFDGDVGIFPLEFNKTSLTFSAPFKGKQKVKKVLKPENEEVQEEEEEEVVVPKKEEKVVKKEKAAKTAKKQRAAKNPPADNETVK